Proteins from one Brevibacillus humidisoli genomic window:
- a CDS encoding RHS repeat domain-containing protein — MNQRYKKPISLVLLLTVLFSLVSSAVAAKQGVPDYSNPAAFAIASKTRSDTKEQVLQQLKEKETQVANRIKDETKQNKEMIWTQLPAEKGKKIASLFQRKTIQLASYFYTDLHQLLTEAEVNKTYQWDDEDVMKQIEQLPADQQALLAEYTPAAACAYETWKQMQAQKQHKKQTDKQDKSQATDAAASQAEESIDQVVENVVTDPSELQYTEENQKFTYLRNTVENPVDELYHTANILETDLVLKGKNGMDLVLQRRYNSLDSKITSPGLASLTENKTYLSARGQEIDFANGWKFNVPEFVKVDKIIDAIRDEIDSDDDEWVYRLEEEDVSDRTYRIRLDDWTYLDGDGALGWRNYPYYGINIWDRFNAARLEINGITYVYKYDTLNRDILSVTKINQQGDQIVYRWPDNGDGPVEIVDTIGRLVVLEEDPELGVITDVKVYADETKQTLLKHLHYDIQKVEDGPEYYYQLNRVQEVPVNVDQGTSPKTVASYTYFDPNLHGRAPFNMIKDYRLPEVRGKEVIDYLDENGQAVESSEYVRRDDNSNRRIKYLLLQQAQYPVQGLTLHYRYSSYNASEPNPWKRGVVRLYQDSHALSYVSYHPVTKFSYSYTPMRPNPVDPDEPVTETFYHRTYNSVSTEMWQVPKAEIPRLAEVVGRDGDKVVREERPTGSSAYLFERTYQVNEDGNPLLRLVKKKASSGGFSSTESGKEYHYVDVGYTSYAYRDDDIKPTYAYQFLEGVGNQEVYQYLLWPEVDQRSHVDSSQLAKYANETEYTYNDYGDATSETDPLNNKTTWTYDTSISWDRLLLEKVRMSADQTIKQREQYTYNPTTRLIKTETISAAYPGLEGTDQIKREYTYDANTPTLLRSIRETISGADGTKEKVSQLTHDEKGLHVTNLSMEVETSPDRMRTIQLGFRYDALDRLVSQTYPDGSRAEYSYDLLDRITSDKFVTSERQTRRTTYNYVDSLRLVMKHLPDDSYLATIYTPFGDVEYVEQIGTDRQKRPLLYNTYTIDGKHLSETFPYASEERKTRYYYRSDGSVWFEVNPRGITEYRRANAETDPAAGSYLPVSAEQATYPNGLQTYSYLDRYGRLETEVAQTLVGERKQKSTYQRNPFGYPVQKEVSDQENQTRVWKYLHDLRGNVVALTDPEQNEYAYHYDALGNLLHVYENGQLTRTQQFNTLSWKLKEKNAADQEEFFGYTVTGDLEVYKDKAGNRHWYQYTPFYELERLYIFGTSGEVDYWENKTYDPDSRNLLEDTNSYGHTITYGYDGFHRMNQFTTFGRTYQVHYQTADGEIDPANINDLDDLVDRLVYPDGTTVRYNYDNQERLASVTSPLTGTITYQYTIDTTGETDTVTYPGGSYNKRTITPFGEVEQVQHSTGWTESLRHDGFGNIVSKETNGRQSVFGYDRVNRLVEEQTPSDSKAYTYDARGNRETHSLSTAGAEASEIAEIAEPSGTFTYDVLNRLRTFAGEDGTNAAYTYYSGGLRATKDVNGEMTRYVYLNGRVIEELDGEGNVKARTIWGNQLLYRQDETANKGGYYEHNSHGDVVAIRDASGNTLNQYEYDVWGNVIDATEGMSNPFQYSGEIYDEETKLYYLRARYYDPSVGRFITEDTYKGQVDNPLSLNRYTYGHNNPLRFIDPSGHSIADAHGNGGWNKQSIEQLMNDVISGRVSYDSLASDQKAMLKAYSDNLKRQAVKDYWFSDTVTGFATGFTLGVEAIEVAGAINAARALTPKTNQVNPTKFVPTPATNKQLADSIAQKFGGTVQTAKGDGWAVKIPVTLNGKQDVISLRVMNSSKYNDNYWRLSIGSKGTVDINGNFSNEIKPTHINITENSFDDISRIIERFINP; from the coding sequence ATGAATCAACGGTATAAAAAGCCGATTAGTCTAGTTCTTTTGCTGACAGTCCTTTTTTCGCTGGTTTCTTCTGCGGTAGCCGCTAAGCAAGGCGTACCCGACTACAGTAATCCAGCAGCTTTCGCGATCGCGTCAAAGACAAGATCGGATACCAAAGAACAGGTACTGCAACAGCTTAAGGAAAAAGAAACGCAGGTAGCCAATCGGATCAAGGATGAAACAAAACAGAACAAAGAAATGATCTGGACACAACTACCTGCTGAAAAGGGGAAGAAGATTGCTTCTCTCTTTCAACGGAAGACGATCCAACTCGCCTCCTATTTCTATACCGATCTGCATCAATTGTTAACCGAAGCGGAGGTGAATAAAACCTACCAGTGGGATGACGAGGACGTCATGAAGCAAATCGAACAACTGCCTGCCGATCAACAAGCGCTGCTCGCCGAGTACACACCAGCTGCAGCCTGTGCTTACGAGACGTGGAAACAGATGCAAGCGCAGAAGCAACACAAGAAACAAACAGACAAGCAAGACAAATCGCAAGCTACCGATGCAGCAGCAAGTCAAGCAGAGGAGAGTATCGATCAGGTGGTGGAAAATGTCGTCACCGATCCGTCCGAACTGCAATATACGGAAGAAAACCAAAAGTTCACCTATCTGCGAAATACGGTGGAAAATCCGGTAGATGAGCTGTACCACACGGCAAACATTCTGGAGACAGATTTGGTTTTGAAGGGAAAGAACGGGATGGATCTCGTGCTCCAACGTCGCTACAACTCGCTGGACAGCAAGATTACATCCCCTGGACTGGCAAGTCTTACAGAAAACAAAACATATCTGTCCGCGCGGGGGCAGGAAATTGACTTTGCAAATGGTTGGAAGTTCAACGTACCGGAGTTTGTCAAAGTGGACAAGATCATTGACGCGATCCGTGACGAGATTGACAGTGATGATGACGAATGGGTGTACCGTTTAGAAGAGGAAGACGTCAGTGACCGAACGTATCGAATACGCTTGGATGACTGGACCTATTTAGATGGTGATGGTGCCCTTGGATGGCGCAACTATCCGTATTATGGCATCAATATTTGGGATCGATTTAACGCAGCTAGGCTTGAAATTAATGGAATAACCTACGTATATAAATACGACACACTTAATCGAGACATTCTCTCCGTTACCAAGATAAATCAGCAGGGTGATCAGATTGTATACCGCTGGCCGGACAACGGTGACGGCCCGGTAGAGATCGTCGACACGATCGGTCGCTTGGTGGTATTGGAGGAAGATCCGGAACTTGGGGTGATTACAGACGTTAAGGTATATGCAGACGAGACAAAACAAACGCTGTTGAAACATCTTCACTATGATATCCAGAAAGTGGAGGATGGTCCTGAATACTATTATCAGTTGAATCGTGTACAGGAAGTCCCGGTAAACGTTGATCAAGGGACTTCACCTAAAACGGTCGCCTCCTACACGTATTTTGACCCCAATCTGCATGGAAGAGCGCCGTTTAATATGATCAAGGATTATCGCCTCCCGGAAGTAAGAGGGAAGGAAGTAATCGATTATCTGGATGAGAACGGTCAAGCAGTCGAATCCAGCGAATATGTCAGGCGCGACGATAATTCGAACAGAAGGATCAAGTATCTGCTGCTCCAGCAGGCACAATACCCGGTGCAGGGATTGACGCTGCATTACCGGTACAGCTCTTATAATGCCTCTGAGCCGAATCCATGGAAGCGGGGAGTCGTCAGGTTGTATCAGGACAGCCATGCACTGTCGTACGTGAGCTATCATCCGGTGACAAAGTTTAGCTACTCGTATACGCCGATGCGCCCCAATCCGGTAGATCCGGACGAACCGGTTACAGAAACATTTTATCATCGTACCTACAATAGTGTTTCGACCGAGATGTGGCAGGTGCCAAAAGCGGAAATCCCGCGACTGGCAGAGGTAGTCGGACGCGACGGGGACAAAGTCGTCAGAGAAGAGAGGCCTACGGGAAGCAGCGCCTATCTGTTTGAACGAACCTACCAAGTAAATGAGGATGGCAATCCACTGCTTCGATTGGTGAAAAAGAAGGCATCCAGTGGAGGATTCAGTTCTACTGAATCAGGCAAAGAATATCACTACGTTGACGTAGGGTACACCAGCTATGCCTACCGAGATGACGATATCAAACCGACCTACGCATATCAGTTTTTGGAAGGCGTGGGGAATCAAGAGGTGTATCAATATCTCTTATGGCCCGAAGTTGATCAACGTTCCCATGTAGACAGCAGTCAGCTAGCCAAATATGCCAACGAGACGGAGTATACCTATAACGACTATGGAGATGCGACCTCAGAAACGGACCCGCTCAACAACAAGACCACCTGGACCTACGATACCTCCATCAGTTGGGATCGTCTGTTGCTGGAAAAGGTACGCATGTCAGCCGATCAAACGATCAAGCAGCGTGAGCAGTACACGTACAATCCGACAACCAGACTGATCAAAACAGAAACCATCTCGGCAGCCTACCCTGGTTTGGAAGGGACAGACCAAATCAAGCGGGAGTACACATATGATGCAAATACCCCCACATTGCTCCGCTCGATTCGAGAAACGATATCTGGCGCGGATGGGACAAAGGAAAAAGTTAGCCAACTCACCCATGATGAAAAGGGACTGCATGTGACCAATCTCTCTATGGAGGTAGAGACATCCCCTGATCGCATGCGGACAATCCAGCTCGGCTTTCGATACGACGCTCTGGATCGCTTGGTCTCGCAAACGTATCCGGACGGAAGCCGTGCAGAGTACAGCTATGATTTGCTGGATCGGATCACTTCTGACAAGTTTGTAACGTCCGAGAGACAAACCCGCCGGACTACGTACAACTACGTTGATTCTCTGCGGCTGGTTATGAAGCATCTCCCGGATGACAGCTATCTGGCGACCATCTACACACCGTTTGGCGACGTGGAATACGTGGAGCAGATCGGCACCGACAGACAAAAACGGCCGCTGCTCTACAACACCTATACGATCGATGGCAAGCACCTCTCTGAGACCTTCCCGTATGCCAGCGAGGAGCGAAAAACGAGATACTACTACCGGTCCGATGGCAGTGTATGGTTTGAAGTAAACCCACGAGGGATCACCGAATACCGCCGGGCAAACGCAGAGACCGATCCGGCAGCCGGCAGCTATTTGCCTGTATCCGCCGAGCAGGCAACGTACCCCAACGGTTTGCAAACCTACTCATACCTGGACCGGTACGGACGTCTCGAAACCGAAGTGGCACAGACACTGGTCGGCGAGCGAAAACAGAAATCGACCTACCAGCGCAACCCTTTTGGCTATCCCGTGCAAAAAGAGGTCAGCGACCAGGAAAATCAGACTCGCGTGTGGAAATATCTACATGATCTGCGCGGAAATGTCGTTGCCCTGACGGATCCGGAGCAGAACGAGTATGCTTATCACTATGATGCACTAGGCAATCTGCTGCACGTCTACGAAAACGGCCAGCTTACCAGGACGCAGCAGTTTAACACGTTGTCGTGGAAGCTGAAAGAGAAAAACGCCGCCGATCAGGAAGAGTTCTTCGGCTACACGGTTACCGGCGATCTGGAAGTGTACAAGGATAAAGCCGGCAACCGGCACTGGTACCAGTATACGCCTTTCTACGAACTGGAGCGTCTGTATATCTTCGGAACGTCAGGTGAGGTAGACTATTGGGAAAATAAAACCTACGATCCGGACAGCCGCAACCTGTTGGAGGATACCAACAGCTACGGTCACACCATCACCTACGGCTACGATGGGTTTCACCGGATGAATCAATTTACCACTTTTGGCCGCACCTACCAGGTTCACTATCAGACGGCGGACGGTGAGATCGATCCTGCCAACATCAACGATCTGGACGATCTGGTAGATCGATTGGTCTACCCGGACGGGACGACTGTACGCTACAACTACGACAACCAGGAGCGGTTAGCCAGCGTAACCAGCCCGTTGACCGGCACCATCACCTACCAGTACACCATTGATACAACAGGTGAGACCGACACGGTAACGTATCCTGGCGGCAGCTACAACAAACGGACGATTACCCCATTTGGAGAAGTGGAGCAGGTACAGCACAGCACCGGCTGGACAGAATCGCTGCGCCACGACGGCTTTGGCAACATCGTCAGCAAAGAGACAAACGGAAGGCAGTCCGTCTTTGGCTATGACCGCGTGAACCGCTTGGTGGAAGAGCAAACGCCATCCGATAGCAAAGCGTACACCTATGATGCGAGAGGCAACCGAGAAACGCACAGTCTGTCTACCGCAGGGGCAGAGGCATCTGAGATTGCCGAGATCGCAGAACCGTCCGGGACCTTTACCTATGACGTACTCAACCGACTGCGCACCTTTGCTGGCGAGGACGGAACGAACGCAGCGTACACCTACTACAGCGGCGGACTGCGGGCCACCAAGGACGTAAACGGGGAGATGACCCGCTACGTCTACCTCAACGGTCGCGTGATCGAGGAGCTGGACGGAGAAGGAAACGTGAAAGCTCGCACCATCTGGGGCAACCAACTGCTCTACCGCCAGGATGAAACGGCCAACAAAGGCGGGTATTACGAGCACAACAGCCACGGAGATGTGGTAGCTATCCGGGACGCCTCTGGGAACACGTTGAACCAGTATGAGTACGATGTCTGGGGTAATGTGATCGACGCAACGGAGGGGATGTCCAACCCGTTCCAGTACAGCGGGGAAATCTACGATGAGGAGACGAAGCTGTACTACCTGCGGGCGAGGTATTACGATCCGAGTGTGGGGCGGTTTATCACGGAGGATACGTATAAGGGGCAAGTGGATAATCCGTTGAGTCTCAACCGGTATACGTATGGTCATAATAACCCGTTAAGATTTATAGACCCCAGTGGACATTCAATTGCGGATGCACATGGTAACGGGGGATGGAATAAGCAAAGTATTGAACAGCTTATGAATGATGTTATAAGCGGACGAGTAAGTTATGATAGTCTCGCTTCAGACCAAAAAGCTATGCTCAAGGCTTATAGCGATAATCTTAAGAGACAAGCCGTTAAGGATTATTGGTTTTCGGATACAGTGACTGGATTTGCGACAGGTTTTACTTTGGGAGTTGAAGCGATAGAAGTAGCAGGGGCGATAAATGCTGCTCGTGCATTAACACCTAAAACTAACCAAGTAAACCCAACAAAATTTGTACCAACTCCTGCCACTAACAAACAGCTTGCCGATAGTATTGCACAAAAATTTGGTGGTACTGTTCAAACTGCTAAAGGAGATGGATGGGCTGTCAAGATTCCTGTTACATTGAATGGAAAGCAGGATGTCATTTCTCTTAGAGTAATGAACTCAAGTAAATACAATGATAATTATTGGAGGCTATCAATAGGTTCAAAAGGTACAGTAGATATCAATGGGAATTTTTCAAATGAGATTAAACCAACGCACATTAACATTACAGAAAACTCATTTGACGATATCTCACGGATTATTGAGAGATTTATTAATCCATAG
- a CDS encoding YxiG family protein → MSKFEDMIGMLWGCRVYCYNIDMLQHSISLDVVRNYDGTEEKFEVVFKNVLSFVWINDCGETRRILPKWEFLDLVSFDTVSDTAIRIIGDEFASQYCATPNICIEIWNSILLIEAEKVSIENQEFVLK, encoded by the coding sequence TTGTCAAAATTTGAAGATATGATAGGGATGCTGTGGGGTTGTAGAGTCTATTGCTATAATATTGACATGCTTCAGCACAGCATTTCTTTAGATGTAGTTAGAAATTACGATGGAACAGAGGAAAAGTTTGAAGTAGTTTTCAAAAATGTTCTCTCATTCGTTTGGATTAACGATTGTGGAGAAACACGGAGAATTCTTCCAAAATGGGAGTTTCTTGACCTAGTCTCGTTTGACACTGTCAGCGATACGGCTATACGTATTATTGGAGATGAATTTGCTTCCCAGTATTGTGCTACTCCAAATATATGCATTGAGATTTGGAACTCAATTCTGTTGATTGAAGCTGAGAAGGTAAGTATCGAAAATCAAGAGTTTGTTTTGAAGTAG
- a CDS encoding preprotein translocase subunit TatA — MNHPVKECISMLGVSQVSFAVLHDISFQRLKACLYGHTPAIPPRIVNALVQHGYDEQEAQKQYQQWRKWKAEQELLAAARKGGGEDNE, encoded by the coding sequence ATGAATCACCCTGTCAAAGAGTGCATCTCTATGCTGGGAGTATCGCAGGTTTCATTTGCCGTGCTACATGACATTTCATTTCAACGATTGAAGGCATGTTTATATGGACACACTCCCGCCATCCCGCCGAGAATCGTAAACGCTCTAGTACAGCATGGCTATGATGAACAGGAAGCGCAGAAGCAGTATCAACAATGGCGGAAGTGGAAAGCGGAGCAGGAACTTCTCGCCGCCGCCCGCAAGGGGGGAGGTGAAGACAATGAATAG
- a CDS encoding IS110 family transposase, with translation MDYQDNLIYVGVDLHKEHHTAVMIDDRNRKLGEIQFLNKPAAFPKLLQEVKKHTKKGMKAVYGLEDIGGNGRALAVFLAESNCWVKEVNPVLSTARRKSHVTVQKSDSWDAECVARVLRDELEKLPDAKPMDLYWALSQLVTQRRSLVKNQTAQNQKLHQQLSYHYPSYKQFFSQVDGKTALSFWKKYPSPRHLAGVTEEELAQYLRKWSNYCLSDKKAAQILALIKEDGDTTRDFQEKRDFIVQSLVRNIRFNQIELARIEGEIKELMAGLGFQLETMTGIDLVTAAELVAEIGDIHRFSTPEKLARFAGIAPIFAGSGGKGRNYKSKQGNRVLHEIIKGIAIRQIAVTRGKKEPRNPYFYSYYEQKLEAGKTKQQAIVCIMRKLVNVIHYLMRTKAAYEMPTVSEKQAG, from the coding sequence ATGGACTATCAAGACAATTTGATCTATGTGGGCGTTGACCTGCACAAAGAGCATCACACGGCAGTAATGATTGATGATCGGAATCGGAAGTTGGGCGAGATTCAATTCCTGAACAAGCCCGCCGCCTTTCCGAAACTTTTACAGGAAGTGAAGAAGCACACGAAAAAAGGCATGAAAGCCGTCTATGGATTGGAGGACATCGGCGGGAACGGCAGAGCGTTAGCGGTATTCTTGGCGGAAAGCAATTGCTGGGTAAAAGAAGTGAATCCAGTCCTCTCTACAGCTAGACGGAAAAGCCATGTGACGGTACAGAAATCAGATAGCTGGGATGCTGAATGTGTAGCGCGGGTACTGCGAGACGAGTTAGAGAAGTTGCCAGATGCCAAGCCCATGGACTTGTATTGGGCACTCAGCCAGCTTGTCACTCAGCGGAGATCGCTGGTGAAGAACCAAACGGCACAAAATCAAAAACTGCATCAGCAGTTGAGCTATCACTATCCAAGTTATAAGCAGTTCTTTTCACAGGTAGATGGAAAGACTGCTCTTTCGTTTTGGAAGAAGTACCCTTCCCCACGCCACTTGGCAGGCGTGACCGAAGAGGAATTAGCGCAATACTTGCGGAAATGGAGCAATTACTGTCTATCCGACAAAAAAGCGGCTCAAATTCTCGCGCTGATAAAAGAAGATGGCGACACAACAAGGGACTTCCAAGAGAAGCGGGATTTTATCGTGCAAAGCCTTGTCCGAAACATCCGTTTCAATCAGATTGAGTTAGCGAGGATAGAAGGGGAAATCAAGGAATTGATGGCAGGTCTAGGGTTTCAACTTGAAACGATGACGGGGATAGACCTTGTAACAGCGGCAGAGTTAGTAGCGGAGATTGGCGACATTCACCGCTTCTCCACCCCCGAAAAACTGGCTCGTTTTGCAGGAATCGCCCCCATCTTTGCAGGTTCGGGCGGGAAGGGGAGGAACTATAAGAGCAAGCAGGGAAATCGCGTCCTGCACGAGATCATCAAGGGCATAGCCATTCGCCAGATAGCGGTTACGAGAGGAAAGAAAGAGCCACGTAACCCATATTTCTACTCGTATTATGAGCAGAAGCTGGAGGCGGGGAAAACGAAGCAACAGGCTATCGTCTGTATTATGAGGAAGTTGGTCAACGTCATACACTACCTGATGCGAACAAAGGCGGCGTATGAGATGCCTACTGTTTCAGAGAAACAAGCAGGATGA
- the istB gene encoding IS21-like element helper ATPase IstB: MMLQSRLEEAFSQMGWVRIPEIIHHHAEEAAAQNISYLEFLDKLLQEEIKAKRDRFIRMKTRLAHLPYHKTLEQFDFSFQPSVDERRIRDLATLRFVHQQENLILLGPPGVGKTHLSVALALEAIKQGLTVYFTTAHDLVQTLQIAHQNNSIKQKMRAFIKPNVLIIDEIGYRKMDETAAHFFFQIVSERYESGSIILTSNKSYGSWGEIFGDTVLATAILDRLLHHSHTINIKGESYRIKEKKKAGFFRPETIEDKTE; the protein is encoded by the coding sequence ATGATGCTCCAGTCCCGTTTAGAAGAAGCCTTTTCGCAAATGGGATGGGTACGAATCCCGGAAATTATTCACCACCACGCAGAAGAAGCTGCTGCTCAGAATATATCGTATTTGGAGTTCTTGGACAAGCTTTTGCAAGAGGAAATCAAGGCCAAGAGGGATCGATTTATTCGAATGAAGACACGATTGGCTCATTTACCCTACCATAAAACATTAGAGCAATTCGATTTCAGTTTCCAGCCTTCCGTAGATGAAAGACGGATTCGTGATTTGGCAACCCTCCGGTTTGTGCACCAACAGGAGAATCTCATTTTGCTGGGTCCGCCAGGAGTCGGAAAGACCCACTTGTCTGTTGCATTGGCTCTGGAAGCCATTAAGCAAGGTTTGACAGTTTACTTTACAACTGCTCACGATTTGGTTCAGACACTTCAGATTGCCCATCAAAACAATAGTATCAAACAAAAAATGCGGGCTTTTATTAAGCCGAATGTACTGATCATTGATGAAATCGGCTATCGCAAGATGGATGAAACGGCAGCTCATTTTTTCTTTCAAATCGTTTCGGAGCGTTATGAATCTGGTTCGATTATTCTTACCTCGAACAAGTCTTATGGTTCGTGGGGAGAGATATTTGGAGATACGGTACTTGCCACCGCCATCCTTGATCGATTATTGCATCACTCCCACACCATCAACATTAAAGGAGAAAGTTATCGCATAAAGGAGAAGAAAAAAGCTGGTTTCTTTCGACCAGAGACAATTGAAGATAAAACCGAATGA
- the istA gene encoding IS21 family transposase, producing the protein MLKNGEFYLIKDMKQRGMSTTQIANELGRDRKTIRKWLKRDEPSKYQRTVKKASILDPFKPYIKARMEEGCLNAVVLFDEIRAQGYSGQIRLLRSFMEPLRPVVTSKATIRYETTPGKQAQVDWGHFKVEWNGGYKRLYAFVMVLGYSRMLYVEFTENERLDTLIGCHLRAMQYFGGRPDTCLYDNMKTVIAGYDDQGHVLWNERFSQFASHHGFTLRRCAPYRARTKGKVENGVGYVRKNFWPRVQSFTSLSDLNQQVRHWLDTVANVRIHGTTHEKPVDRWKHEQLKPLNPVPFEEVERHTRRVSNDLLVSYGGSRYSVPYTYIGHTVQVQDLQNGHIRIYQGNTIIAEHQKAVRSKQVVTNKKHFEGIQTQSRVKAPQPMPRLVSNPSPEVVERDLSVYEQFADEEVIVQ; encoded by the coding sequence ATGCTAAAGAATGGGGAGTTTTACTTGATTAAAGACATGAAACAAAGAGGAATGAGTACCACGCAAATTGCGAACGAATTAGGGAGGGATCGAAAAACAATCCGTAAGTGGCTGAAGAGAGATGAACCTTCGAAATACCAGCGAACCGTCAAAAAAGCAAGCATCCTCGATCCATTTAAACCCTATATCAAAGCGAGAATGGAAGAAGGCTGCTTAAATGCTGTTGTCTTGTTTGATGAAATTAGAGCCCAGGGATACTCAGGACAAATTAGACTCCTTCGTTCCTTCATGGAACCATTGCGCCCCGTCGTTACCTCCAAGGCAACGATCCGTTATGAAACCACACCTGGTAAGCAAGCGCAAGTAGACTGGGGACATTTCAAAGTGGAATGGAATGGTGGATATAAACGACTATACGCCTTTGTCATGGTTTTGGGATACTCGAGAATGTTGTATGTGGAATTTACGGAGAACGAACGGCTGGATACCCTCATCGGCTGTCACTTACGTGCCATGCAATACTTTGGAGGCAGACCGGATACATGCTTGTACGACAATATGAAAACCGTCATTGCAGGTTACGACGACCAAGGCCATGTATTGTGGAATGAACGTTTTTCTCAGTTTGCAAGTCATCACGGCTTTACCCTCCGGCGTTGTGCCCCCTACCGTGCACGAACAAAAGGGAAAGTAGAAAATGGTGTTGGCTATGTGCGAAAGAATTTTTGGCCTCGCGTACAGTCGTTTACCAGCCTGAGTGACTTGAATCAACAAGTACGCCATTGGTTGGATACGGTAGCCAATGTACGGATTCACGGCACCACACATGAAAAGCCGGTAGATCGATGGAAACATGAACAGTTGAAGCCGCTTAACCCGGTTCCGTTCGAAGAAGTAGAACGGCATACTCGAAGAGTATCCAACGATTTGCTCGTTTCTTACGGAGGAAGCAGGTATTCTGTACCCTATACCTATATTGGTCATACGGTACAGGTACAAGATCTCCAGAATGGTCATATCCGGATCTATCAGGGCAACACGATTATCGCTGAACATCAAAAAGCAGTTCGTTCCAAACAAGTCGTAACCAATAAAAAACACTTCGAGGGGATTCAAACCCAAAGTCGCGTGAAGGCTCCCCAACCTATGCCGCGTCTGGTTTCAAATCCAAGCCCTGAAGTGGTGGAACGTGATTTATCAGTCTACGAGCAGTTTGCTGACGAGGAGGTGATCGTACAATGA
- a CDS encoding polymorphic toxin type 50 domain-containing protein, producing the protein MYVPTKLQEEVLPTAIVTFNTAVGMNHGDAPDLGLSAPATGALAGTLKNTSKGTVKAVNGFDATVHAGKQSKHIPGHPNYQPGKSIFTGDAQKLLDKYAGKGEWIGQNKERVDFGEIIGKYVDPVTGEAIETTKGIIHYSKNGAHIVPARP; encoded by the coding sequence ATGTATGTACCGACGAAGTTACAGGAGGAAGTTCTTCCGACCGCTATCGTCACATTTAATACTGCGGTTGGCATGAATCATGGGGATGCTCCCGATTTAGGGTTGTCAGCTCCTGCCACCGGTGCATTAGCGGGGACGTTGAAAAATACGTCTAAGGGGACGGTAAAAGCTGTTAATGGTTTTGATGCAACAGTACATGCTGGAAAACAGAGTAAACATATTCCAGGACATCCAAACTATCAGCCAGGTAAAAGTATTTTTACTGGTGATGCACAGAAGCTATTAGATAAATATGCGGGGAAAGGAGAATGGATTGGACAAAACAAAGAACGTGTTGATTTTGGTGAAATTATTGGTAAATATGTAGACCCTGTTACGGGTGAGGCTATTGAAACAACTAAAGGGATAATTCACTATTCTAAAAATGGGGCGCATATTGTACCCGCAAGGCCGTAA
- a CDS encoding recombinase family protein: MGNEFKLSEQINKIEAYCISQGWKLAKMFIDEGESGSTTERGRLP, encoded by the coding sequence GTGGGAAACGAGTTCAAACTGTCCGAACAGATCAACAAGATTGAAGCGTACTGCATCAGCCAAGGCTGGAAACTGGCAAAGATGTTCATTGACGAAGGCGAAAGTGGTAGTACGACAGAACGTGGCCGGCTACCGTGA
- a CDS encoding recombinase family protein translates to MVVRQNVAGYRDTMQYIEQTENGISGIVVLKADCIHRRLKNLLELIEDELEPKRIAFISVSENFETSTPQGMLFLQMIGSFAEFERKIINERTKSGRIATARENKKERMMMCSEDYDEMIDMALAMKDKEWFEEVVTKQKRLRELEIQTRRELGVLD, encoded by the coding sequence GTGGTAGTACGACAGAACGTGGCCGGCTACCGTGATACGATGCAATACATTGAGCAAACGGAAAACGGGATCAGCGGTATCGTCGTCCTAAAGGCAGACTGCATCCATAGACGGCTGAAAAATCTGCTGGAACTAATTGAGGACGAACTGGAACCGAAGCGTATTGCCTTCATTAGCGTGTCCGAAAACTTTGAGACATCTACACCGCAAGGGATGCTGTTCCTGCAAATGATCGGCTCTTTTGCAGAGTTTGAACGCAAGATTATCAACGAACGGACGAAAAGTGGACGAATTGCCACCGCTAGAGAAAATAAAAAAGAACGGATGATGATGTGTTCAGAAGACTACGACGAAATGATAGACATGGCTCTAGCTATGAAGGACAAGGAATGGTTTGAGGAAGTGGTTACCAAGCAAAAGCGGTTACGTGAACTAGAGATTCAGACGCGCCGCGAATTAGGTGTACTCGACTAG
- a CDS encoding HNH/ENDO VII family nuclease — protein MKQGLAPIGPDGKSINLHHTIQTNDSPIAEVTQTFHKDNHSIIHINPNTIPSGINRAEFDKWRKAYWKNRANDFIDQ, from the coding sequence ATGAAGCAGGGACTTGCACCTATAGGCCCAGATGGTAAATCTATAAATCTGCATCACACAATTCAGACTAATGACAGTCCGATAGCAGAAGTAACCCAAACATTCCACAAAGACAATCACTCTATTATTCATATTAACCCGAACACTATTCCATCAGGGATAAATCGAGCGGAATTTGACAAGTGGAGAAAGGCATATTGGAAGAACAGAGCTAACGATTTTATTGACCAATAG